The following are from one region of the Paenibacillus sabinae T27 genome:
- a CDS encoding DnaD domain protein, which translates to MDGKEKTSWSEGLSFGLQSGMAVIPYALLTAYRKLDLTGSETMLLIHLLSFRQVEGKDFPSLEELQAVTGRSASVIAGELQKLIKEGFLNIEAGSDDGKGLHYERYDFSGLYDKLGSYLFSQRSSAAPKAGSPSFQSDTRSSGAEKGGKMPSGIVPAEEDRPSLFVVFEKEFGRPLSPMECETISGWLDQDRYPEELILLALKESVFAGKVYFRYIDRILLEWSRNRVKNAQDVKAYSQRFRGGS; encoded by the coding sequence ATGGACGGCAAAGAAAAAACGAGCTGGAGCGAAGGCCTATCCTTCGGGCTGCAGAGCGGGATGGCCGTCATTCCTTATGCCCTTCTCACCGCTTACCGCAAGCTTGATTTGACCGGCAGCGAGACCATGCTGCTCATTCATCTGCTCTCTTTCCGCCAGGTTGAAGGCAAGGATTTTCCTTCACTGGAGGAGCTTCAGGCTGTAACCGGGCGCAGCGCGTCCGTTATTGCAGGAGAACTTCAAAAGCTGATCAAGGAAGGATTCTTGAATATTGAAGCGGGCAGCGACGATGGCAAGGGGCTTCATTACGAACGATATGACTTTTCGGGGCTGTACGATAAGCTTGGGAGTTATCTGTTTTCCCAGCGAAGTTCTGCGGCACCAAAGGCAGGCAGCCCCTCGTTCCAGTCTGACACCCGGTCATCGGGAGCAGAGAAGGGCGGGAAAATGCCATCCGGCATCGTTCCTGCTGAAGAAGATCGCCCCAGTCTCTTTGTTGTATTTGAGAAGGAGTTCGGCCGTCCGCTTTCTCCAATGGAATGCGAGACGATCTCCGGCTGGCTGGATCAAGACCGTTACCCCGAAGAGCTGATTCTGCTCGCTCTGAAGGAGTCCGTGTTCGCCGGAAAAGTATATTTTCGTTATATCGACCGGATTCTGCTGGAGTGGAGCCGCAACCGAGTAAAGAACGCTCAAGACGTCAAGGCTTACTCCCAGCGGTTCCGCGGGGGAAGCTAG
- the asnS gene encoding asparagine--tRNA ligase: MANKTVIKGVKDHVGESVVIGCWVNNKRSSGKIQFLQLRDGTGYIQGVVVKSEVEEEVWDAAKSLTQESSLYVTGVIREEPRSQSGYEMTVTGIEVLHLTENYPITPKEHGVDFLMDHRHLWLRSSKQRAILVIRAEIIRAIQEYFDINDFTLVDPPILTPTSAEGTTNLFHTKYFDEDAYLTQSGQLYMEAAAMALGRVYSFGPTFRAEKSKTRRHLIEFWMIEPEMAFTEHEESLRVQEEFITHVVQSVLKNCRTELEAIGRDISKLENIKAPFPRITYDDAIKFLNDHGFDIPWGEDFGAPHETAIAEEYDKPVFITNYPAGIKAFYMKPDPNRPEVVLCADMIAPEGYGEIIGGSQRIDDPALLEERFKEHELSLDTYKWYMDLRTYGSVPHSGFGLGLERTVAWICGLDHVRETIPFPRMLYRLYP, translated from the coding sequence ATGGCCAACAAAACTGTTATCAAGGGCGTAAAAGATCATGTCGGAGAAAGCGTCGTCATTGGCTGCTGGGTGAACAACAAACGTTCCAGCGGCAAGATTCAGTTCCTGCAGCTGCGGGACGGCACCGGTTATATTCAGGGAGTAGTCGTTAAATCGGAAGTGGAGGAGGAAGTCTGGGATGCCGCCAAAAGTCTGACCCAGGAAAGCTCCCTGTACGTCACTGGAGTAATTCGCGAGGAGCCGCGCAGCCAATCGGGATATGAGATGACGGTGACCGGAATTGAAGTTCTGCATCTGACTGAGAATTATCCGATAACACCGAAGGAACACGGGGTAGACTTTTTGATGGATCACCGGCATCTGTGGCTCCGCTCTTCGAAGCAGCGGGCGATTCTCGTTATCCGGGCGGAGATTATCCGGGCCATCCAGGAATATTTCGACATTAACGACTTTACGCTCGTTGACCCTCCGATTCTGACTCCAACTTCGGCGGAAGGCACGACCAATCTGTTCCACACCAAGTACTTTGACGAGGACGCTTATTTGACACAAAGCGGACAGCTCTATATGGAAGCCGCGGCGATGGCGCTGGGCCGTGTATACTCGTTCGGGCCGACTTTCCGGGCGGAGAAATCCAAAACCCGCCGGCATCTGATCGAGTTCTGGATGATCGAACCGGAAATGGCGTTCACGGAGCATGAGGAAAGTCTGCGTGTGCAGGAGGAATTTATCACCCATGTCGTACAGTCCGTGCTGAAGAATTGCCGGACTGAACTGGAGGCGATAGGCCGCGATATTTCCAAGCTGGAAAATATCAAAGCGCCTTTCCCGCGCATCACGTATGATGATGCCATTAAGTTCCTTAACGATCATGGCTTCGACATTCCTTGGGGCGAGGATTTCGGCGCGCCGCATGAAACGGCGATTGCCGAAGAATACGACAAGCCAGTATTCATTACCAATTATCCGGCTGGCATCAAGGCATTCTATATGAAGCCCGATCCGAATCGTCCGGAGGTCGTGCTGTGCGCGGATATGATCGCACCGGAGGGCTATGGAGAAATTATCGGCGGATCACAGCGGATTGACGACCCAGCGCTGCTCGAAGAACGCTTCAAGGAGCATGAGCTTTCGCTGGATACGTACAAGTGGTATATGGATTTGCGCACATACGGCTCCGTTCCGCATTCCGGCTTCGGCCTCGGTCTGGAACGGACAGTAGCCTGGATTTGCGGACTGGATCATGTCCGTGAGACGATTCCGTTTCCACGCATGCTGTACCGGCTTTATCCTTAA
- a CDS encoding acetate/propionate family kinase gives MKVLVINAGSSSLKYQLYDMTDESVLAKGLVERIGMDSSILTHKPTGKQEVTEVSEILEHTTAIRKVLANLTDKEHGVIDSISEINAVGHRVVHGGETFKASALVDGAAKSEIRRLFDLAPLHNPAAVMGITASEVNMPGVPQVVVFDTAFHQTMPEKAYMYAIPRVLYNKYKVRRYGAHGTSHDFVSKAAAEYLGRPLEDLKIITCHIGNGASVTAVKGGVSVDTSMGMTPLEGLMMGTRSGDIDPAVVPYVMNKEELTPGEASSMLNKHSGLLAISGTSSDMRDIIDGYEKGEPNSTLAFEMYEYRLRKYIGSYAAAMDGVDVIVFTAGVGENASLLREKVLSNLTFLGIELDKEANKVRSGDPRRISASGSKVEVLVVPTNEELVIARDTLRIVQEQA, from the coding sequence ATGAAAGTACTCGTAATTAATGCAGGATCTTCTTCTTTAAAATATCAGCTGTATGATATGACCGACGAATCCGTTCTGGCCAAAGGTCTGGTAGAGCGTATCGGCATGGATTCCTCGATCCTTACCCATAAACCGACTGGCAAACAGGAAGTTACCGAAGTCAGCGAAATTCTGGAACACACAACGGCCATCCGTAAAGTATTGGCCAATCTGACTGATAAAGAGCATGGCGTTATCGACTCGATCTCGGAGATCAATGCGGTCGGTCACCGCGTCGTTCACGGCGGCGAGACCTTTAAGGCTTCGGCACTTGTTGACGGGGCGGCCAAATCGGAAATCCGCCGCTTGTTCGACCTTGCGCCGCTACATAACCCGGCGGCCGTTATGGGCATTACTGCATCGGAAGTCAATATGCCGGGTGTTCCTCAGGTTGTCGTATTCGATACCGCATTCCATCAGACGATGCCTGAGAAAGCTTATATGTACGCTATTCCGAGAGTGCTGTATAACAAGTACAAAGTCCGCCGCTACGGCGCGCACGGAACATCCCATGATTTTGTCAGCAAAGCTGCCGCCGAGTACCTCGGACGTCCGCTCGAAGACCTCAAGATCATCACCTGCCATATCGGCAACGGTGCCAGCGTTACGGCCGTTAAAGGCGGAGTTTCGGTGGATACCTCGATGGGTATGACTCCACTGGAAGGCCTGATGATGGGTACGCGCAGCGGCGACATCGATCCGGCGGTTGTTCCTTACGTGATGAACAAGGAAGAACTGACCCCGGGCGAAGCCAGCTCCATGCTGAACAAGCACAGCGGATTGCTCGCGATCTCCGGAACGAGCAGCGACATGCGCGACATTATTGACGGCTATGAGAAAGGCGAGCCGAATTCCACTCTGGCCTTTGAAATGTATGAATACCGTCTGCGCAAATATATCGGTTCCTATGCGGCGGCAATGGATGGTGTTGATGTTATCGTCTTCACTGCCGGTGTAGGCGAGAATGCGTCGCTGCTTCGCGAAAAGGTTCTGAGCAACCTGACATTCCTTGGCATCGAACTGGACAAAGAAGCGAACAAGGTCCGCTCCGGCGACCCTCGCCGTATTTCCGCCAGCGGCTCCAAAGTGGAAGTGCTCGTCGTTCCAACCAACGAAGAGCTCGTAATTGCCCGTGATACGCTTCGCATCGTGCAAGAACAAGCGTAA
- a CDS encoding 3-hydroxyacyl-CoA dehydrogenase family protein, translated as MNFKKIGVIGGGTMGQGIAEMLAAKGLDVLLVEKTPEKLDYSYNMIETSLDKQLEKWAITQAEKKLILGRIQKVTHFAELSACDMVIETIIEDLEEKKKVFNQLDQVCPNNIILASNTSTLSLTELASSTMYPERVIGMHFIYPVAKVDIVEIVRGLKTSDSTFEHTKAFVDDVVEKKGVMIYESPGFVTSRLICLFINEAMHVLQEGVASPEDIDDAMRIGYQFQYGPLEMADRFGLDSVLAALERMFREFGELKYRPSTILKKMVRAGQLGMKSGEGFFKYDKDGDRI; from the coding sequence ATGAATTTCAAAAAAATAGGTGTCATCGGCGGCGGCACGATGGGACAAGGGATTGCCGAAATGCTGGCAGCCAAAGGTCTGGACGTACTGCTTGTAGAAAAGACACCGGAGAAATTGGACTACTCCTACAACATGATTGAGACTAGCCTTGATAAGCAGCTGGAGAAATGGGCGATTACCCAGGCGGAGAAGAAGCTAATCCTCGGCCGCATCCAAAAAGTGACGCATTTCGCGGAACTTAGCGCCTGCGACATGGTGATCGAAACGATCATCGAAGATCTGGAAGAGAAGAAGAAAGTATTTAACCAGCTGGACCAGGTGTGTCCGAACAATATCATCCTTGCCAGCAACACTTCCACACTCAGCTTGACCGAACTGGCAAGCTCCACGATGTATCCTGAACGCGTAATCGGCATGCATTTTATTTATCCTGTTGCCAAAGTGGATATTGTCGAAATCGTACGCGGACTGAAGACTTCCGATTCGACATTTGAACATACGAAAGCTTTTGTTGACGACGTTGTCGAGAAGAAAGGCGTAATGATTTACGAATCCCCGGGATTTGTAACTTCACGCCTTATTTGCCTGTTCATTAACGAGGCTATGCACGTGCTGCAGGAAGGTGTCGCTTCTCCTGAAGATATCGACGATGCTATGCGTATCGGCTATCAGTTCCAGTACGGCCCGCTTGAAATGGCTGACCGTTTCGGCCTGGATTCGGTTCTCGCTGCTCTGGAGCGCATGTTCCGCGAGTTCGGCGAACTGAAATACCGCCCGTCGACCATTCTGAAAAAGATGGTACGCGCGGGACAGCTGGGCATGAAATCCGGCGAAGGCTTCTTCAAGTATGACAAGGATGGTGACCGTATATGA
- a CDS encoding AAA family ATPase, giving the protein MPKWTKEVLIGFVPVLLIFLAFLGLNVVPIIVAAAMVGALLTITHLRGGIAVGASTEKKRKKNGPAKLTFEEIGGQDNAKQELREALDFLIRHEEISKFGIRPLKGILLTGPPGTGKTLMAKAAAHYTNSVFVAASGSEFVEMYVGVGAGRIRDLFKDARTRAAKENKESAIIFIDEIDVIGGKREGGQQREYDQTLNQLLTEMDGIYNSDTPRILLIAATNRKEMLDPALLRPGRFDRHIQVDMPDKKGRKSILELHAKNKPLHPDTDLDKIAEEAYGFSGAQLESVMNEAAIYMMRDNLTQVEHRHLAMAIDKVMMGEKTDRETNQEEKKRVAIHELGHAIMAEGLRPGSVSQVTLTPRGQALGYVRHNPQQEQYLYTKEYLEEQIMIALGGAAAEEIYYGGRSTGSRGDFDQALGIVEMMMKSGLTSLGIAKLEMVTTEELMKENSKILDELMERTRTLLENKRNVFDFSLDILMKEEVLSGEQFRCQFRDSVLLPA; this is encoded by the coding sequence ATGCCTAAATGGACCAAAGAAGTATTGATCGGTTTTGTCCCTGTACTGCTGATATTTCTGGCCTTTCTCGGTTTGAATGTCGTGCCGATTATCGTTGCGGCCGCCATGGTCGGCGCTTTGCTGACGATTACCCATCTTCGCGGCGGCATCGCGGTAGGCGCCAGTACGGAAAAGAAACGCAAGAAGAACGGTCCGGCCAAGCTGACGTTTGAAGAAATCGGCGGACAGGACAATGCCAAGCAGGAGCTGCGCGAGGCGCTCGATTTTCTGATCCGGCATGAAGAAATCAGCAAGTTCGGCATCCGTCCGCTCAAGGGGATTCTCCTCACAGGGCCTCCCGGAACGGGTAAGACGCTGATGGCGAAGGCCGCGGCCCATTACACGAACTCGGTATTCGTGGCGGCTTCCGGCAGTGAATTCGTGGAAATGTACGTCGGCGTTGGCGCCGGACGCATCCGCGATCTGTTCAAGGACGCGCGGACCCGCGCAGCCAAGGAGAACAAGGAGAGCGCGATTATTTTCATCGACGAAATCGATGTGATCGGAGGCAAGCGCGAAGGAGGACAGCAGCGCGAATACGACCAGACGCTGAACCAGCTGCTGACCGAGATGGATGGCATCTATAACTCGGACACTCCGCGCATTCTGCTGATCGCCGCCACCAACCGCAAGGAAATGCTGGACCCCGCATTGCTGCGTCCGGGTCGTTTCGACCGTCACATCCAGGTGGACATGCCCGATAAAAAGGGCCGTAAGTCGATTCTGGAGCTGCATGCCAAGAACAAACCGCTTCATCCTGATACCGATTTGGACAAAATCGCGGAGGAAGCTTACGGCTTCTCCGGAGCCCAGCTCGAAAGCGTCATGAACGAAGCCGCCATCTATATGATGCGCGATAATCTGACCCAGGTGGAGCATCGTCATCTGGCGATGGCGATTGACAAGGTGATGATGGGCGAGAAGACGGACCGCGAAACCAATCAGGAAGAGAAGAAGCGGGTGGCCATTCACGAGCTTGGACACGCCATTATGGCCGAGGGGCTTCGACCGGGAAGCGTCAGCCAGGTCACGCTGACTCCGCGCGGACAGGCGCTCGGTTATGTCAGACATAATCCGCAGCAGGAACAGTACTTATATACCAAAGAGTATCTGGAAGAGCAGATCATGATCGCTCTTGGCGGTGCGGCTGCCGAGGAGATCTATTACGGCGGACGCAGCACGGGCTCAAGAGGCGATTTCGATCAGGCGCTCGGCATCGTGGAAATGATGATGAAATCGGGTCTGACCTCGCTTGGCATCGCCAAGCTGGAGATGGTGACGACGGAAGAACTGATGAAAGAGAATAGTAAAATTCTGGACGAATTGATGGAGCGTACTCGTACGCTTTTGGAAAATAAACGAAATGTTTTCGATTTTTCCCTGGACATCCTAATGAAGGAAGAAGTGCTTTCTGGAGAACAATTTCGTTGTCAATTTCGTGACAGTGTCCTTTTACCGGCATAA